A stretch of the Nothobranchius furzeri strain GRZ-AD chromosome 5, NfurGRZ-RIMD1, whole genome shotgun sequence genome encodes the following:
- the arhgef5 gene encoding trichohyalin isoform X2 codes for MSTQGMKCQTLSNSLLKQEGESRSSRDTPSGSTNYNAKGSKWAISTNFETLCNLTAGSSGKSSRDPSPRREMTTSLEQDKDKYDKSRRREMKNEKMGSKGGYNDTEPRRHVESERISDSRLRDAEWVVRERKPEYDASKQDMKKKRKKGDTFPRIKNGDRDPDPRVMPPEMEKERRHGHRPKREETQFWEEKIDKHKIRMRRKEDGKSPGRRPTEDERAQKRELYKMSGVEFRDTTRETIDRQDMRDRVAARRREDMRLDLDERNARMNSQQRTEREMYGRTQGRTVAKSEGDIDERRDKMRDRRGEEGDYMSKMQHNRDRDRHSGRGTEAERPRRKEEATFDRCTETDRRIARQVDKERERQMETRKDFSGYRREDDQIRRERRAREMLERREHATAERRNRSTSDPDPRVPPRVQSNRELTSSKDGENIRRDRAFYEERGPMTNWAAEIERIKEIPKKHRGGNTRIEQERRRMWLEPQKDRNSADEDRERYRRWKDREREKEMDVKSQAERARDVQRIKAEPNERDFDQRSHEGRHGGANGNDERTENGRKTFREGKGYLSDSDGRTGRKLQGCVEGENVVDDNKESGTEEEGGGDYLVRSGSEGGSDAGWMQDRDRMLSVENSSGGDEEDEREEEDKNVLCEDPTSASSKSFEGDERKEDWVTKKKVTDEDEQGRQQNSNIIFSVTGQSHPQSEATQLSLSENDEVGGAEIDEANMEKHTQRSHDITHENPQLTSSETDEQPVLTNRDKESDHSTSRFTTEDAKEDVQCEASQKLQDEELGGGNKSKEGPCVKIRPMKRDSQTEKLLKRWREQTNEPNTSEQTRPLLEDINTESMSPEEIERIQIRMSRVWATSEEPKRHSQAAHMKWAKDVMRLYMGNSEEQVEDQNTGPREDQGVAGSEYHQEPQVVSQVSFDLPTVILTRDDHLAPDLEEELGDNDDHSKSWGGMELRNVLDEIKKSQKSHGFFKDTQLYQQYIDTTQEFEILRSRSDVLSTFEDASLSPAPSPPPSRRPLPPLPSQPHLHSLSHTGSVTSAKNLPLPELPNTERRPSSPRLSISLSQSSLLWRELEDVRYSPDLELLTEDQRRLQEVRFEVVTSEASYCRSLDIVVDHFVKSKQLGQLLTTQDKNWLFSRLADVRTISRRFLSMLEQRMESDIMRFTVCDIIAEHCPRFRCVYVPYLTNQSYQDATYQKLMNGNPGFKQVVETLEKSQVCERLPLRSFLVLPFQRITRIKLLVQNIVKRTTPGTEEATHAIRALKLLEKMIRESNESISQMKNLESLVALNSKVNFECKTLPLVSQSRRLVREGAITKLSNSLKEPEKSIYLHLFNDYLLFSVPKEGGRFTVINHYPVTELCAEDCPVKLDTLQKNLFRLRTKQNLLLLRADSASDKLRWISAISPPQPIELSSVQDCAQMQCIRAYVAQQPDELSLEKADVILVHQDCDNWVEGTKLSDLHRGWMPKSHLEAIVNPKVRKRNLSDALKVTNATATA; via the exons ATGTCCACACAAGGAATGAAATGTCAAACGTTGTCCAATTCCCTGCTGAAACAGGAGGGAGAGAGCAGATCTTCCCGGGATACACCTTCAG GCTCTACAAACTATAATGCCAAAGGAAGCAAATGGGCCATCTCTACCAATTTTGAGACTTTGTGTAACCTAACAGCTGGTTCAAGTGGAAAAAGCTCCAGAGACCCAAGTCCAAGGCGAGAGATGACTACCTCTTTGGAACAAGATAAAGACAAGTATGATAAAAGCAGGAGGCGGGAAATGAAAAATGAGAAAATGGGAAGCAAAGGAGGATACAACGACACAGAGCCGAGGAGACATGTTGAAAGTGAAAGAATTTCCGATTCTCGTCTTAGAGATGCTGAGTGGGTAGTGAGAGAAAGAAAGCCAGAATATGATGCAAGCAAACAAGACATGAAGAAAAAGAGGAAGAAGGGTGACACGTTTCCCAGAATTAAAAATGGAGACCGAGATCCTGATCCCAGAGTAATGCCTCCTGAGATGGAAAAAGAAAGGCGGCATGGACATCGACCCAAAAGAGAGGAAACACAGTTTTGGGAGGAAAAAATTGATAAGCATAAGATCAGGATGAGGAGAAAGGAAGATGGTAAAAGTCCAGGAAGAAGACCTACAGAAGATGAGAGAGCACAAAAGAGGGAACTATATAAGATGTCTGGGGTAGAGTTTCGGGACACAACAAGGGAGACGATTGATCGACAGGACATGAGAGACAGAGTAGCAGCTAGAAGAAGAGAAGATATGAGACTTGACTTGGATGAAAGGAATGCCAGAATGAATTCACAACAGAGAACAGAAAGAGAGATGTATGGGAGGACTCAGGGAAGGACAGTTGCAAAGAGTGAAGGAGACATTGATGAGAGAAGAGACAAAATGAGAGACAGAAGAGGGGAAGAGGGGGACTACATGAGCAAAATGCAACATAACAGGGACAGAGATAGACACAGTGGCAGAGGAACAGAAGCGGAAAGACCCAGAAGGAAAGAAGAGGCCACCTTTGACAGATGCACAGAGACTGACCGGAGAATAGCAAGACAGgtagacaaagagagagagagacaaatggAAACTCGAAAAGACTTCAGTGGTTACAGAAGAGAAGATGATCAAATCCGAAGGGAGAGGAGAGCCAGGGAAATGCTTGAAAGGCGGGAACACGCAACGGCAGAGAGAAGGAACAGATCCACAAGTGATCCAGATCCAAGAGTGCCACCGCGAGTCCAAAGCAACAGAGAGTTGACCAGCAGCAAGGATGGTGAGAATATTAGAAGAGACAGAGCTTTTTATGAGGAGAGGGGTCCAATGACAAATTGGGCTGCTGAAATAGAAAGAATCAAAGAAATCCCCAAAAAGCATAGAGGAGGAAACACGAGGATTGAGCAGGAGCGGAGAAGGATGTGGTTAGAGCCACAGAAGGACAGAAACAGTGCTGATGAAGACAGAGAAAGGTATAGAAGGTGgaaagacagagaaagagagaaagagatggaTGTCAAGTCACAGGCAGAAAGGGCAAGAGATGTGCAACGAATAAAAGCAGAACCAAATGAGAGGGACTTTGACCAAAGGAGTCACGAAGGAAGGCATGGAGGAGCGAATGGGAATGATGAGAGGACTGAAAATGGGAGAAAAACATTTAGAGAAGGGAAGGGATATCTGTCCGACAGTGACGGAAGGACAGGAAGAAAGCTGCAGGGGTGTGTGGAGGGAGAGAATGTGGTAGATGACAACAAGGAGAGTGGCACAGAGGAAGAGGGAGGGGGTGATTACTTAGTGCGCTCCGGTAGCGAAGGAGGAAGTGATGCCGGCTGGATGCAAGACAGGGACAGAATGCTGTCAGTAGAGAACAGCTCTGGTGGAGATGAAGAGGATGAAAGAGAAGAGGAGGATAAAAATGTTTTGTGTGAGGATCCCACTTCTGCTAGTTCCAAAAGTTTTGAAGGGGATGAGAGGAAAGAAGACTGGGTGACGAAGAAGAAAGTGACTGATGAGGATGAACAAGGTAGGCAACAGAATTCAAACATTATTTTCAGTGTGACTGGGCAAAGTCATCCTCAGTCAGAAGCCACCCAGTTGTCATTGTCAGAAAATGACGAGGTGGGTGGAGCAGAAATAGATGAAGCAAATATGGAAAAACATACTCAACGTAGTCATGATATCACACATGAAAATCCTCAGCTGACATCAAGCGAAACAGATGAGCAGCCAGTTTTAACCAACAGAGATAAAGAAAGCGACCACAGCACATCAAGATTCACCACAGAAGATGCTAAAGAAGACGTTCAATGCGAAGCATCCCAAAAGCTCCAAGATGAAGAACTCGGAGGCGGAAACAAGAGCAAAGAGGGTCCTTGTGTAAAAATAAGACCAATGAAAAGAGACTCACAGACTGAAAAACTCCTTAAACGTTGGAGAGAGCAAACAAATGAGCCAAACACTTCTGAGCAAACGCGTCCCCTATTGGAGGATATAAACACTGAATCAATGAGTCCAGAGGAAATTGAGAGGATTCAGATTAGAATGAGTAGAGTGTGGGCCACATCCGAAGAGCCAAAACGACATTCCCAAGCCGCTCACATGAAATGGGCCAAGGATGTCATGCGTTTGTACATGGGCAACTCCGAGGAACAGGTGGAGGACCAAAACACAGGACCACGGGAAGATCAAGGGGTCGCTGGATCCGAGTACCACCAGGAACCCCAGGTGGTCTCACAAGTTAGCTTTGATCTTCCCACTGTTATACTGACAAGAGACGATCACTTGGCGCCGGACCTGGAGGAGGAGTTAGGAG ATAACGACGATCATAGTAAAAGCTGGGGAGGGATGGAGCTGAG aaatgTTTTGGATGAAATAAAAAAATCCCAGAAGAGTCACGGTTTTTTCA AAGACACACAGCTCTACCAGCAGTACATTGACACGACGCAGGAATTTGAGATCCTCCGATCTCGCTCCGATGTTCTCTCAACGTTTGAGGACGCCAGCCTGTCCCCTGCGCCTTCACCTCCCCCCAGCCGCAGACCTCTCCCTCCTCTACCGAGCCAGCCGCACCTTCACTCGTTGTCTCACACGGGCTCAGTCACTAGTGCCAAAAACCTGCCTCTCCCAGAACTCCCCAACACAGAACGCAGGCCTTCCTCCCCACGCCTGTccatctccctctcacagtcgtcCTTACTCTGGCGGGAGTTGGAGGATGTCCGGTACAGTCCTGACCTGGAGCTGCTCACTGAAGATCAGAGGCGACTACAGGAG GTAAGATTTGAGGTTGTGACCTCAGAGGCGTCCTACTGCCGAAGTTTGGACATAGTTGTCGACCACTTTGTCAAGTCCAAGCAGCTGGGACAACTGTTGACCACTCAGGACAAGAACTGGCTTTTCTCCCGTCTGGCCGACGTCCGCACAATCAGCCGCAG ATTTCTGTCAATGCTGGAGCAGCGCATGGAATCGGACATCATGCGCTTTACCGTGTGTGACATAATTGCTGAACATTGTCCACGCTTCAGATGCGTCTATGTGCCCTACCTCACGAACCAGTCGTATCAGGATGCCACCTACCAAAAGCTTAT GAATGGGAATCCAGGGTTTAAGCAGGTTGTAGAGACATTAGAGAAGAGTCAAGTTTGCGAGCGACTTCCTCTTCGCTCCTTCCTCGTTCTCCCCTTCCAAAGAATCACAAGAATTAAGCTGCTTGTTCAA AATATCGTGAAAAGAACAACTCCTGGTACAGAGGAGGCGACGCACGCCATCAGAGCTTTGAAACTTCTAGAGAAG ATGATTCGTGAAAGTAATGAGAGCATCTCTCAGATGAAAAACCTCGAGTCTTTAGTCGCTCTCAACTCTAAGGTCAACTTTGAGTGCAAG ACTCTTCCACTGGTCAGTCAGTCTCGGAGGTTGGTGCGTGAAGGTGCCATCACCAAGCTGTCAAATTCTCTAAAAGAGCCCGAGAAAAGTATTTATTTGCATCTCTTCAATGACTACTTGCTTTTCTCCGTTCCAAAGGA AGGGGGGAGATTCACGGTGATCAACCACTATCCTGTGACAGAGCTGTGCGCGGAGGACTGCCCTGTCAAGCTCGACACCCTGCAGAAGAACCTGTTTCGATTGCGCACAAAGCAGAACCTCCTT
- the arhgef5 gene encoding trichohyalin isoform X1, with product MSTQGMKCQTLSNSLLKQEGESRSSRDTPSGSTNYNAKGSKWAISTNFETLCNLTAGSSGKSSRDPSPRREMTTSLEQDKDKYDKSRRREMKNEKMGSKGGYNDTEPRRHVESERISDSRLRDAEWVVRERKPEYDASKQDMKKKRKKGDTFPRIKNGDRDPDPRVMPPEMEKERRHGHRPKREETQFWEEKIDKHKIRMRRKEDGKSPGRRPTEDERAQKRELYKMSGVEFRDTTRETIDRQDMRDRVAARRREDMRLDLDERNARMNSQQRTEREMYGRTQGRTVAKSEGDIDERRDKMRDRRGEEGDYMSKMQHNRDRDRHSGRGTEAERPRRKEEATFDRCTETDRRIARQVDKERERQMETRKDFSGYRREDDQIRRERRAREMLERREHATAERRNRSTSDPDPRVPPRVQSNRELTSSKDGENIRRDRAFYEERGPMTNWAAEIERIKEIPKKHRGGNTRIEQERRRMWLEPQKDRNSADEDRERYRRWKDREREKEMDVKSQAERARDVQRIKAEPNERDFDQRSHEGRHGGANGNDERTENGRKTFREGKGYLSDSDGRTGRKLQGCVEGENVVDDNKESGTEEEGGGDYLVRSGSEGGSDAGWMQDRDRMLSVENSSGGDEEDEREEEDKNVLCEDPTSASSKSFEGDERKEDWVTKKKVTDEDEQGRQQNSNIIFSVTGQSHPQSEATQLSLSENDEVGGAEIDEANMEKHTQRSHDITHENPQLTSSETDEQPVLTNRDKESDHSTSRFTTEDAKEDVQCEASQKLQDEELGGGNKSKEGPCVKIRPMKRDSQTEKLLKRWREQTNEPNTSEQTRPLLEDINTESMSPEEIERIQIRMSRVWATSEEPKRHSQAAHMKWAKDVMRLYMGNSEEQVEDQNTGPREDQGVAGSEYHQEPQVVSQVSFDLPTVILTRDDHLAPDLEEELGGMRQADMQADQATAMHVVTNTYTHTDTRPSTAMKEDRAKNQTTEPSSQGQLDEADIDELRKSGTDVYIEEEEEWYLTGTNMLYKPNSCPTLYCDFESDFKTPPTKAKSKSVVDEISQSVEERQTDKEVTEAEVEKMIGEMEEETEEGETDAEKRAVAETDACSVEDYGPKSRFRRRGIRLPTKRRNGECEKVEEEEGVGRDRRTRVFFTTDNDDHSKSWGGMELRNVLDEIKKSQKSHGFFKDTQLYQQYIDTTQEFEILRSRSDVLSTFEDASLSPAPSPPPSRRPLPPLPSQPHLHSLSHTGSVTSAKNLPLPELPNTERRPSSPRLSISLSQSSLLWRELEDVRYSPDLELLTEDQRRLQEVRFEVVTSEASYCRSLDIVVDHFVKSKQLGQLLTTQDKNWLFSRLADVRTISRRFLSMLEQRMESDIMRFTVCDIIAEHCPRFRCVYVPYLTNQSYQDATYQKLMNGNPGFKQVVETLEKSQVCERLPLRSFLVLPFQRITRIKLLVQNIVKRTTPGTEEATHAIRALKLLEKMIRESNESISQMKNLESLVALNSKVNFECKTLPLVSQSRRLVREGAITKLSNSLKEPEKSIYLHLFNDYLLFSVPKEGGRFTVINHYPVTELCAEDCPVKLDTLQKNLFRLRTKQNLLLLRADSASDKLRWISAISPPQPIELSSVQDCAQMQCIRAYVAQQPDELSLEKADVILVHQDCDNWVEGTKLSDLHRGWMPKSHLEAIVNPKVRKRNLSDALKVTNATATA from the exons ATGTCCACACAAGGAATGAAATGTCAAACGTTGTCCAATTCCCTGCTGAAACAGGAGGGAGAGAGCAGATCTTCCCGGGATACACCTTCAG GCTCTACAAACTATAATGCCAAAGGAAGCAAATGGGCCATCTCTACCAATTTTGAGACTTTGTGTAACCTAACAGCTGGTTCAAGTGGAAAAAGCTCCAGAGACCCAAGTCCAAGGCGAGAGATGACTACCTCTTTGGAACAAGATAAAGACAAGTATGATAAAAGCAGGAGGCGGGAAATGAAAAATGAGAAAATGGGAAGCAAAGGAGGATACAACGACACAGAGCCGAGGAGACATGTTGAAAGTGAAAGAATTTCCGATTCTCGTCTTAGAGATGCTGAGTGGGTAGTGAGAGAAAGAAAGCCAGAATATGATGCAAGCAAACAAGACATGAAGAAAAAGAGGAAGAAGGGTGACACGTTTCCCAGAATTAAAAATGGAGACCGAGATCCTGATCCCAGAGTAATGCCTCCTGAGATGGAAAAAGAAAGGCGGCATGGACATCGACCCAAAAGAGAGGAAACACAGTTTTGGGAGGAAAAAATTGATAAGCATAAGATCAGGATGAGGAGAAAGGAAGATGGTAAAAGTCCAGGAAGAAGACCTACAGAAGATGAGAGAGCACAAAAGAGGGAACTATATAAGATGTCTGGGGTAGAGTTTCGGGACACAACAAGGGAGACGATTGATCGACAGGACATGAGAGACAGAGTAGCAGCTAGAAGAAGAGAAGATATGAGACTTGACTTGGATGAAAGGAATGCCAGAATGAATTCACAACAGAGAACAGAAAGAGAGATGTATGGGAGGACTCAGGGAAGGACAGTTGCAAAGAGTGAAGGAGACATTGATGAGAGAAGAGACAAAATGAGAGACAGAAGAGGGGAAGAGGGGGACTACATGAGCAAAATGCAACATAACAGGGACAGAGATAGACACAGTGGCAGAGGAACAGAAGCGGAAAGACCCAGAAGGAAAGAAGAGGCCACCTTTGACAGATGCACAGAGACTGACCGGAGAATAGCAAGACAGgtagacaaagagagagagagacaaatggAAACTCGAAAAGACTTCAGTGGTTACAGAAGAGAAGATGATCAAATCCGAAGGGAGAGGAGAGCCAGGGAAATGCTTGAAAGGCGGGAACACGCAACGGCAGAGAGAAGGAACAGATCCACAAGTGATCCAGATCCAAGAGTGCCACCGCGAGTCCAAAGCAACAGAGAGTTGACCAGCAGCAAGGATGGTGAGAATATTAGAAGAGACAGAGCTTTTTATGAGGAGAGGGGTCCAATGACAAATTGGGCTGCTGAAATAGAAAGAATCAAAGAAATCCCCAAAAAGCATAGAGGAGGAAACACGAGGATTGAGCAGGAGCGGAGAAGGATGTGGTTAGAGCCACAGAAGGACAGAAACAGTGCTGATGAAGACAGAGAAAGGTATAGAAGGTGgaaagacagagaaagagagaaagagatggaTGTCAAGTCACAGGCAGAAAGGGCAAGAGATGTGCAACGAATAAAAGCAGAACCAAATGAGAGGGACTTTGACCAAAGGAGTCACGAAGGAAGGCATGGAGGAGCGAATGGGAATGATGAGAGGACTGAAAATGGGAGAAAAACATTTAGAGAAGGGAAGGGATATCTGTCCGACAGTGACGGAAGGACAGGAAGAAAGCTGCAGGGGTGTGTGGAGGGAGAGAATGTGGTAGATGACAACAAGGAGAGTGGCACAGAGGAAGAGGGAGGGGGTGATTACTTAGTGCGCTCCGGTAGCGAAGGAGGAAGTGATGCCGGCTGGATGCAAGACAGGGACAGAATGCTGTCAGTAGAGAACAGCTCTGGTGGAGATGAAGAGGATGAAAGAGAAGAGGAGGATAAAAATGTTTTGTGTGAGGATCCCACTTCTGCTAGTTCCAAAAGTTTTGAAGGGGATGAGAGGAAAGAAGACTGGGTGACGAAGAAGAAAGTGACTGATGAGGATGAACAAGGTAGGCAACAGAATTCAAACATTATTTTCAGTGTGACTGGGCAAAGTCATCCTCAGTCAGAAGCCACCCAGTTGTCATTGTCAGAAAATGACGAGGTGGGTGGAGCAGAAATAGATGAAGCAAATATGGAAAAACATACTCAACGTAGTCATGATATCACACATGAAAATCCTCAGCTGACATCAAGCGAAACAGATGAGCAGCCAGTTTTAACCAACAGAGATAAAGAAAGCGACCACAGCACATCAAGATTCACCACAGAAGATGCTAAAGAAGACGTTCAATGCGAAGCATCCCAAAAGCTCCAAGATGAAGAACTCGGAGGCGGAAACAAGAGCAAAGAGGGTCCTTGTGTAAAAATAAGACCAATGAAAAGAGACTCACAGACTGAAAAACTCCTTAAACGTTGGAGAGAGCAAACAAATGAGCCAAACACTTCTGAGCAAACGCGTCCCCTATTGGAGGATATAAACACTGAATCAATGAGTCCAGAGGAAATTGAGAGGATTCAGATTAGAATGAGTAGAGTGTGGGCCACATCCGAAGAGCCAAAACGACATTCCCAAGCCGCTCACATGAAATGGGCCAAGGATGTCATGCGTTTGTACATGGGCAACTCCGAGGAACAGGTGGAGGACCAAAACACAGGACCACGGGAAGATCAAGGGGTCGCTGGATCCGAGTACCACCAGGAACCCCAGGTGGTCTCACAAGTTAGCTTTGATCTTCCCACTGTTATACTGACAAGAGACGATCACTTGGCGCCGGACCTGGAGGAGGAGTTAGGAGGTATGAGGCAAGCTGATATGCAGGCTGATCAGGCCACAGCTATGCATGTCGTCACAAACACATACACTCATACTGACACACGTCCGAGCACAGCAATGAAGGAAGACCGTGCTAAAAACCAAACCACTGAACCGTCCAGTCAGGGCCAGTTAGACGAAGCAGATATAGACGAGTTAAGAAAATCGGGCacggatgtttacatagaagaggaagaggagtggTATTTAACTGGTACCAACATGCTGTACAAGCCAAACAGCTGTCCGACACTTTATTGTGATTTTGAGTCTGACTTCAAAACTCCCCCTACAAAGGCTAAGAGTAAAAGTGTGGTTGATGAAATCAGTCAGAGCGTAGAGGAGAGGCAAACTGATAAGGAGGTTACTGAGGCGGAGGTGGAGAAAATGATAGGAGAAATGGAAGAGGAAACCGAAGAGGGAGAGACAGACGCTGAAAAGAGAGCGGTGGCTGAGACAGACGCCTGCAGCGTGGAGGATTATGGTCCTAAATCTCGCTTTCGAAGAAGAGGGATCCGTTTACCTACTAAGAGAAGAAATGGAGAGTGTGAAAAGGTGGAAGAGGAGGAAGGTGTTGGAAGAGATCGCAGAACCAGAGTGTTCTTTACTACAG ATAACGACGATCATAGTAAAAGCTGGGGAGGGATGGAGCTGAG aaatgTTTTGGATGAAATAAAAAAATCCCAGAAGAGTCACGGTTTTTTCA AAGACACACAGCTCTACCAGCAGTACATTGACACGACGCAGGAATTTGAGATCCTCCGATCTCGCTCCGATGTTCTCTCAACGTTTGAGGACGCCAGCCTGTCCCCTGCGCCTTCACCTCCCCCCAGCCGCAGACCTCTCCCTCCTCTACCGAGCCAGCCGCACCTTCACTCGTTGTCTCACACGGGCTCAGTCACTAGTGCCAAAAACCTGCCTCTCCCAGAACTCCCCAACACAGAACGCAGGCCTTCCTCCCCACGCCTGTccatctccctctcacagtcgtcCTTACTCTGGCGGGAGTTGGAGGATGTCCGGTACAGTCCTGACCTGGAGCTGCTCACTGAAGATCAGAGGCGACTACAGGAG GTAAGATTTGAGGTTGTGACCTCAGAGGCGTCCTACTGCCGAAGTTTGGACATAGTTGTCGACCACTTTGTCAAGTCCAAGCAGCTGGGACAACTGTTGACCACTCAGGACAAGAACTGGCTTTTCTCCCGTCTGGCCGACGTCCGCACAATCAGCCGCAG ATTTCTGTCAATGCTGGAGCAGCGCATGGAATCGGACATCATGCGCTTTACCGTGTGTGACATAATTGCTGAACATTGTCCACGCTTCAGATGCGTCTATGTGCCCTACCTCACGAACCAGTCGTATCAGGATGCCACCTACCAAAAGCTTAT GAATGGGAATCCAGGGTTTAAGCAGGTTGTAGAGACATTAGAGAAGAGTCAAGTTTGCGAGCGACTTCCTCTTCGCTCCTTCCTCGTTCTCCCCTTCCAAAGAATCACAAGAATTAAGCTGCTTGTTCAA AATATCGTGAAAAGAACAACTCCTGGTACAGAGGAGGCGACGCACGCCATCAGAGCTTTGAAACTTCTAGAGAAG ATGATTCGTGAAAGTAATGAGAGCATCTCTCAGATGAAAAACCTCGAGTCTTTAGTCGCTCTCAACTCTAAGGTCAACTTTGAGTGCAAG ACTCTTCCACTGGTCAGTCAGTCTCGGAGGTTGGTGCGTGAAGGTGCCATCACCAAGCTGTCAAATTCTCTAAAAGAGCCCGAGAAAAGTATTTATTTGCATCTCTTCAATGACTACTTGCTTTTCTCCGTTCCAAAGGA AGGGGGGAGATTCACGGTGATCAACCACTATCCTGTGACAGAGCTGTGCGCGGAGGACTGCCCTGTCAAGCTCGACACCCTGCAGAAGAACCTGTTTCGATTGCGCACAAAGCAGAACCTCCTT